A section of the Humulus lupulus chromosome 2, drHumLupu1.1, whole genome shotgun sequence genome encodes:
- the LOC133819478 gene encoding uncharacterized protein LOC133819478, whose protein sequence is MGPKKDFQLESLEEKMEEIQSEVYRELQEARSEFQQFPREIDLLKQEIQRLPVMEKKMDYLVTHLTNLLRTQGQHTPDETIGSAEGPATNGLDGSPGGPFPHASPEKSIPPGMGSAPPPPLTQGASHFGDVNTGHDYRPVRMELPLFSGENPDGWISRVERYFLLMRMTEPIKLESAIVGLDGDALTWFQWEHHRRPITSWASLKRLILQRFREAPVGSISEELLSLNQTTSVKEYRVRWETLAARVLDVPEHILEGSFMRGLKDAIKAALHILQPIGLAHIMDTAQRVEEGHQLLHSGPIFRPSSNKSSPGPPAQSRNAVAPVSSRTHQHPSIAASSSSTTTTHQRTGTSAFGAGQQSKLPAFRRLTEAEYQEKRARGICFKCDKKFFRGHECEQRALQVLLLSDEDDAPLTEESPPLSPESKETVVTEETLATLSLNSLVGISSAHTMKLAGHIGQRPVTVLIDSGATHNFISMDVVSAAGLPITATTCYGVLLGTGGKVRTEGICVQVELDLGALRVIIDFLPLELGGADVILGIKWLETLGNMQVNWRTMIMKFEMAGTWITLQGDSSLCKSPVSLKAMILSVEKEAQGFWVHFGAFSTAEGVSSDAPPTQIKAVLQRFDAVFGSPKGLPPSRGREHAIVLKTGTEPVSVRPYRYAQAQKDEIERLVLEMLQAGIIRPSTSPFSSPVLLVKKKDGSWRFCVDYRALNRETVADKFPIPVFDELLDELHGARVFSKLDLKSGYHQIRVAARDIEKTAFRTYEGHYEFLVMPFGLTNAPATFQALMNEVFRDYLRKFVLVFFCDILVYSSSMAEHTHHLSLVLERLQQHTLYANQKKCLFAQKQVEYLGHVISGHGVAADPSKLAAMEDWPTPRTIKELRGFLG, encoded by the coding sequence AGGAGAAGATGGAGGAGATACAATCGGAAGTTTACAGAGAGTTGCAGGAGGCTAGGTCTGAGTTTCAGCAATTCCCCAGAGAAATTGATTTGCTGAAACAAGAAATCCAACGGCTGCCAGtaatggagaagaagatggattATCTCGTAACTCACCTCACGAATTTGCTGCGAACTCAGGGCCAACACACACCAGATGAGACAATCGGGAGTGCTGAAGGGCCGGCCACAAACGGATTGGATGGGAGCCCAGGGGGACCGTTTCCTCACGCTTCACCTGAGAAGAGCATTCCGCCGGGCATGGGTTCGGCACCACCACCACCTCTGACGCAGGGAGCTTCGCACTTCGGGGATGTCAACACCGGCCACGATTATCGGCCAGTAAGAATGGAGTTGCCGCTGTTTTCGGGAGAGAACCCCGACGGGTGGATATCACGGGTGGAGAGGTATTTTCTTTTGATGCGCATGACAGAGCCGATTAAGCTAGAGTCGGCCATTGTGGGTCTAGATGGGGATGCCTTGACTTGGTTCCAGTGGGAACATCACAGACGACCGATTACCTCTTGGGCATCTTTGAAGAGGTTGATTTTGCAGCGGTTCAGAGAGGCTCCGGTGGGGTCAATTTCCGAGGAGTTGTTGTCGTTGAATCAGACCACATCCGTGAAGGAGTATCGCGTCCGGTGGGAGACGTTAGCAGCTCGGGTCCTCGACGTACCGGAGCATATTTTGGAAGGAAGCTTCATGAGGGGCCTCAAGGATGCGATCAAGGCAGCCCTCCACATTCTCCAGCCCATTGGGCTAGCCCACATAATGGATACGGCCCAGAGAGTGGAAGAAGGGCATCAACTCCTCCACTCGGGCCCTATATTCCGGCCCAGTTCCAACAAATCCAGCCCAGGGCCGCCGGCCCAATCCAGAAATGCCGTAGCTCCTGTGTCTTCACGCACGCATCAGCACCCTTCGATAGCAGCATCGTCTTCTTCGACAACCACCACTCACCAGCGCACAGGTACATCGGCGTTCGGCGCCGGCCAGCAGAGCAAGCTGCCGGCGTTCCGCCGCCTCACGGAAGCGGAGTATCAAGAAAAACGGGCTCGGGGCATTTGTTTTAAGTGTGACAAGAAATTTTTCAGAGGTCATGAATGTGAGCAACGAGCCTTACAAGTTCTGTTATTATCCGATGAGGATGACGCCCCACTTACCGAAGAATCTCCTCCACTGTCGCCGGAGTCGAAAGAGACGGTTGTCACTGAAGAAACTTTGGCCACCTTGTCACTAAATTCTTTGGTGGGCATTTCTTCAGCCCACACAATGAAACTGGCGGGGCACATAGGGCAGCGACCAGTCACGGTTCTCATTGATAGTGGGGCAACTCACAACTTCATCTCCATGGATGTCGTTTCAGCAGCGGGGCTTCCAATTACAGCGACAACTTGTTATGGCGTGTTGTTAGGTACGGGCGGGAAGGTGAGAACGGAGGGCATATGTGTGCAAGTGGAGTTGGATTTGGGGGCGTTGCGCGTAATCATAGATTTCTTGCCACTTGAGTTGGGGGGAGCCGATGTGATATTGGGCATCAAGTGGTTGGAGACATTGGGGAACATGCAAGTCAATTGGCGAACAATGATTATGAAATTCGAGATGGCGGGAACATGGATTACTTTGCAAGGCGACTCAAGTTTATGTAAATCCCCAGTCTCATTGAAGGCTATGATTCTTTCCGTTGAAAAAGAAGCACAAGGATTTTGGGTTCATTTTGGCGCATTTTCTACGGCAGAGGGAGTGAGCAGCGACGCCCCGCCCACACAAATTAAAGCTGTATTGCAGCGATTTGACGCTGTTTTTGGGTCGCCGAAGGGGCTGCCCCCTAGCCGTGGGAGAGAACATGCTATTGTGCTCAAGACGGGAACGGAACCGGTATCGGTGAGACCATATAGATATGCACAGGCTcaaaaagatgagatcgagaggTTGGTTTTGGAGATGTTGCAAGCTGGGATCATTAGACCAAGTACAAGCCCTTTTTCGAGCCCGGTCCTTCTAGTTAAAAAGAAGGATGGCAGCTGGCGGTTTTGTGTAGATTATCGGGCTTTGAATAGAGAAACGGTGGCGGATAAGTTCCCAATACCCGTCTTTGATGAATTGTTGGATGAACTTCATGGAGCTCGAGTGTTTTCGAAGCTGGATTTGAAGTCGGGGTACCATCAAATCCGGGTGGCAGCAAGGGATATAGAGAAGACGGCATTCCGTACTTATGAGGGGCACTACGAATTTCTTGTCATGCCCTTTGGATTGACGAACGCTCCTGCCACTTTTCAAGCTCTTATGAATGAGGTTTTTCGTGATTATTTACGCAAGTTTGTGCTGGTTTTTTTTTGCGATATTTTAGTTTACAGTTCCTCTATGGCGGAACATACACACCACCTTTCGCTGGTTTTGGAAAGACTGCAGCAACACACACTTTATGCCAACCAAAAGAAGTGTTTATTTGCTCAAAAACAAGTGGAATATTTGGGTCATGTGATTTCTGGTCATGGAGTGGCAGCGGACCCAAGTAAGCTTGCGGCTATGGAGGATTGGCCCACCCCAAGGACGATTAAAGAGCTGCGTGGGTTCTTGGGTTAA